From the Parcubacteria group bacterium genome, the window GCGCGAGCTTGACCGAGTAGACCCGTATTGTATGCCATAACATTTGGCAATAATGCCAAAGCTTTTGCATCATCTTCGGTAAGTGTGGTGATCTGCGCTCCCATCGCCATACTTGACGCGTTTTCTGTCGAAACGTGGCTTGTCTCCGGCAAAGATGGCTCTACTTGGATCACATCAGTCCCGAAAGCCTCAATTTCATTGCTAACATAGGATTGAAAGGATTCTCCCATAGTTACAACGCTCATGATCGCCATCACACTGACAATGATCCCCAAGAGTGTCAAAATCGTACGCGCCGTATGCGAAAAAAGACTTTTGATCGAAATGATAATGAGTGCAAAAATATTCATACAATTATTCGTAACGTAATGCTTCCATCGGCGAAATTTTTGATGCCTTCCATGCCGGGTAAATACCAAAGAAAAACCCCAAAATTGTCGACGTGACCAGCGCCATCACCACCATGTCCCATGAGAGGAAAACCGTCCATGTATAACCTTGCGCACGTGCAATATATCCCACGAGATACACAACGCCCACACCGCACAAAAATCCCATGATCCCGCCAACACTGGCAATTGTCATGGATTCAAAAAGGAACTGCATGACAATATCTCTTTTGCGCGCACCGACAGCCTTGCGCAAACCGATCTCGCGAATACGTTGTGACAACGCGATAAACATGATATTCATCACGCCAATCCCTCCGACAACAAGTGACACAGCAGCAACAGCGGCGAGAAAATATTTCATGATATTTGTGACATTGTTGATGGTCGACAATGCACTCGCCATATTGCGTATGGAAAAATCCCCATCCTCATCATCAGGAATATCATGTCGTGAACGCAACAACGTATCAACATCTTGCTCAGTCTGCGCCATGTATTCTTCACTATCCACACGCAAACGAATAAAATTCAAGTGATTGATACCGAGAAGATTTTTTTGCGCTACATGAAGTGGCACGTAGATCATCTCATCAAAATTAGAAATGAGTGATGACCCTTTTGGCTCCAGCACACCGATCACACGAAATGACTGATCATCGATCTTGATCTTTTTACCCAATGGATCCGCATTATCAAAGATGTCTTTCGCAATTGTCGGCCCTAAAACAGCCACCGGTGCATTTTTTTCGTCCTCCACGACAGAAAAAAACCTCCCGACAGCAATCGTATTGTTTTCCACATTGATCATATCTGCAGATACCCCTTGAAATGTCTGTGATTTTGAATAATTTTTACTTTTGACAACAGCATTACCTGTCACATAACCGGAAATCGCAACAGCGTGTGGCACATTACTCTGCTCTTTCATCGCATCAAGATCATCATTGGTCAGTGTCGTGATCACAATGCCAAAAGCACTCGCAGGTGGCCCATCTTTTTCTGCGGCACCCGGCAAGATGCCGATCAAATTTGATCCCACGGCACGGATCTGCGCCAAGATCAAGTCTTGCGCACTGGCACCAATGCTCATCACAACAAGAATTGCACCGATTCCGATCACAATACCAAGAACCGTCAATGATGTGCGCAATTTCGCTGCAGAAAAATTCTGCCATGTGATACGAAGGGATAGGAGAAATTGACGGATCATAAGAAAAAAATTGTATCATTATTTTACAAGAGTTCCGTTCTGGGCAAAACGACGGTTTTCCACTTTTTCATCAGCGACAATCTGTCCATCACTGATACGCAAAATCCTTTCTGCATGTTCTGCTGTTTCGTGTTCATGCGTGACCAAAATGATCGTATGTCCATGCTTGTGCAACCCCTGCAAAATGCGCAGAACCTGTGTACCCGACTTGGAATCCAAATTACCCGTCGGTTCATCGGCAAAAATCACATCCGGATCATTGACCAGCGCCCGCGCGATCGCAACACGTTGTTTTTCTCCGCCAGACAACTGGTGCGGCATATGATCAATCCGATGCAACATATCCACATCCTCCAGCGCTTTTCTCACACGCTCTTTTTTGTGTGTTGACCCCCACAAACGTCCGAGAAATGTTTTTTTATCCTCTGTATCCTCACTATAAAAATCGTATAGAAGTGGTAGCTCTACGTTCTCTGACACGCTCACCCGAGACAACAGATTAAATGACTGAAAAACAAAACCGATTTCCTGATTGCGGATCCGCGCGAGCTCCTCATCATCGAATTCCAAAGCATTTTTTCCGCGAAATGAATATGACCCACCAGTCGGCCGTTCCAATAAGCTTAGCACATGCATAAATGTTGATTTGCCGGATCCGCTCGGTCCCATGATCGACACAAACTCTCCTCGTCGAATATCACACGACGCATCACATAATGCCTGTGTTTTTGTTTCACCCATATCATACACCTTTGTAAGATGCCGGCATGAGATGATCACTTCCTGCACCATAGAATTATTTGGTTTCATCATATATTGCAAAAATTTCCTGTCCTTCACTCAACCCGCTTACGATCTCCACATTGCCATTATCTCCTTCCAATCCGCGCGAAATGTATTGCTTTTTATATGTGTCCTTGCCGTCAGCAACATAAACAAAATCACCCGCATCATCCGCGCGAACAAATCGAACCGGAATTGCCAAGACAGATTCCTTTTGTGCTACGATAATATCCACATCAACACTCATGCCCGGACGCATCCGCTCTTCCATATGATCCATTGTGAGGAGAGTGCGATAATATGTCACGTCTTGGATCTTTACAGCCTCAGGGTCAATCTGTGTGATCTGCGCGCGAAAAGTCTCATCATCAAAAGCATCAAATGTGATCTGCGCTTCTTGTCCTACATGCATCTTTGGGATATCGGACTCAGACATAAACGCCTCAATGTGCATTGCCGTCGGATCGATCACACGCATCACCGTACCACTTGCCACCTCTCCCACACGTCCATCTTGTTGTGTGACAACACCATCGATCGGCGACACGAGTTCTTTTTTCATCCACTGCGATTGAGTTGCTGATAATTGCGCACGTGCTTGCTCCACATCTTTTAGGATATTATATCGTTCTTCCGGTTTATAGTCCTCCCATTTTCGCCGCGCAAGTTCCTCCGTAGAAATCGCTTTTTCCACAGTTACCCTCGCACTGTGAATTTGTGCTGCCAATTGATCACTGTCGATACGGATCATCGTTTGACCTTTTTTGACCTCATCACCTACATCCGCACCGATCCATTCGATCACACTCGGCACCTCAAAAGAAAGATTGGCATACGATATCGGCTGAACTTCTCCACTGTCGCTCACCGTTTCCACAACGGTGTCCTTACCGACAATTATGGATTCATGTTGTTGATCACTTGATTTACCGCCAAACCGTTGCCACAAAAAAAAGATGACAAAAATGGCAATAAGTCCGTATATGATTTTTTTGATATGTTTTTTCATAGAAGCGTTATATTTCCGTATTCACATTATTTAACTGATTTAACATAAATGTCATTTTTTCTTTTATATAACAATTATTTAAAAGAAAACTTCTGTCATCCTGAACTTGTTTCAGGATCTCACATCTTAGATGCTGAAACAAGTTCAGCATGACATGAATCTTAAATGAACTCTATTAGTATTCATTCTATCACATTCTTGCTGCCATCGCCATCAATTTTTTATTTGATCACCGCCGCAACCGCTTGTGCCACGCGCGCATCAAAAGGATCCGGGATTACCATATCAACAAAAGGCTTCTCCACACACGCAGCGATGGCATATGCCGCGTTGATAAACATGTCTTCTGTAAATTGCGCAATGTGATGATCCAATGCTCCACGAAAAATACCTGGAAACGCTAGCACATTGTTTACCTGATTTGGGAAATCACTCCGCCCAGTCGCAACAATAAGAGCGCCTGCTTTTTTGGCGATATCTGGCATGATCTCCGGCTCAGGATTAGCAAGCGCAAAAATGATCGGGTCTTTTGCCATCAGTGCGATATGCTCTGCCGTAAGCAAATGACCAACTGATACACCAATGAACATATCTGCTCCAACAAGAGCGTCCTCCATCATGCCGGAAACCTTGCGCGGATTTGTTTTTCCCGCCATCATTCTCTTGACATCGTTGAGATTTTCACGATCTGCCGTTACAATTCCTTTGCTATCTGACAAAATAATATCCGTAACACCCCACTGTAATAAAATATTTGTGATCGCAATACCAGCGGCACCTACGCCGTTGATCACTACTTTAAGTTCTTCTTTTTTACCGCCACGAATTTTGACTGCGTTGATGATCCCTGCGAGAACGACAACTGCCGTACCATGCTGGTCGTCATGCATCACGGGTATATCTAATTCTTTGCGCAGACGTTCCTCGATCTCAAAACATCGTGGCGAACTGAAGTCTTCCAAATTGATTCCACCAAAAACCGGCGCGATCCGTTTGATTGTCTCAATGATTTCTTCTGTATCTTGCGTGGTGAGACAAATTGGAAAAGCATCCACATTGGCAAAACGTTTGAATAACGCCGCCTTGCCCTCCATCACAGGAATTGCCGCATACGCACCGAGATTGCCCAAACCCAAAATCGCACTCCCATCCGATATGACAGCAACGGTATTTCCCTTGATCGTTAATTCTCTCGCCATTGTCGCATCTTCACTGATCGCACGCGATACACCGGCAACCCCGGGCGAATATGCCAATGAAAGATCATTTTTTGTGTTGAGATCGACTTTCAGACTGAGAGAAATCTTGCCGTGCGCCTTTTTGTGCAGTGCGATCGATTCCTGGTAGATGTCCATATTTTTTGTAAATTTTTATTTATTAGGACTTATGCATTTACATTTAGAAACGTCATTCCGGACTTGATCCGGAATCTAAGATTATACGAACTGATATTTTTTAGATCCTGACTCAAACTCAGGGTAACAGGTGCATAAGTCATATATTTATTGAATGTGTGAAATAATGTCTTGTAATGTCGTACTATTTGTCCATCGTGCGATTTCATTACCCGCCTGATCAACCTGCACGAATGTGTGTTGTTTGTCCACATGATACTTCTCTCGCAATTGTACATTTGTATCATAATCCACCGCATAGATTGCAACAGCTGTCGGGATTGTTTTTTGCTCCGCAGTCACGTCATTCTCCGCAGTGACACAACTAGGACACCATGGTGCTGTAAAAAAGAGAATGTTCTTTTCATGTTTTGCGATGGAGCTCTCATCAAATTTTTGATAGACTCCTGGCACATCGTTTTCCACCGTAAGCATTTTTTCACCTGTTTCTTTGAGTTTTTCTCCCACTGCCGTACGACCCTCTTCTGCCACTCTATCGATCACCTTTCCCCCGTTTTCTTTGAGCGCTTCCTGGGCTTTATTTTGTACATCTTCTGTGATGTTTTGATCATTGAAGGAAAACATCGTCGCAGACAACCCGATCACGATCACAATGAGCAGAAGAAGGAGTATTTTGATCCCGCCTTTGTGCGTCATAATTATATATTATTACTTATCCTCTCTTATCATACTCGCTCAACACCCATTTGGCAAAACCAAAAGTCGAGGACTGTCCTCGACTTGCATAAATAAAAAAAGACGGAAATGGTTCTTCCGTCTTTTGTACACTTTTCAGTGAATTTAAACCACATGCACTTCATTTTCTCTGTAGTATTTTCCTCCCTATTGCCTCTATACCTAAGCCAATAAGAAAGCAACAGGTGGAGATCATGATAATGAAAATAACATAATTATTTATTGCCGCATTTTCCCATCCTATACGAGCGGCAAAAACACTTGAGTAGCCACTCATGATCAGTCCACAATACGCACCAATAACCGCCCCAATCCAACCAAGAACAGAAGCGCCGACTACGATTCCAAAAAGAAGACTGACGATCATAGCCAGCAAACAACCGTTAGTGGCATAATGTACCCCAAGATATGCCCCGCCTAAAACAACAAGTGGCATGCCTACATAAAAAATCAACAAACGCTTAGTGTGTCGCGTAAAGACCATTATAAACAAAA encodes:
- a CDS encoding efflux RND transporter periplasmic adaptor subunit, with the protein product MKKHIKKIIYGLIAIFVIFFLWQRFGGKSSDQQHESIIVGKDTVVETVSDSGEVQPISYANLSFEVPSVIEWIGADVGDEVKKGQTMIRIDSDQLAAQIHSARVTVEKAISTEELARRKWEDYKPEERYNILKDVEQARAQLSATQSQWMKKELVSPIDGVVTQQDGRVGEVASGTVMRVIDPTAMHIEAFMSESDIPKMHVGQEAQITFDAFDDETFRAQITQIDPEAVKIQDVTYYRTLLTMDHMEERMRPGMSVDVDIIVAQKESVLAIPVRFVRADDAGDFVYVADGKDTYKKQYISRGLEGDNGNVEIVSGLSEGQEIFAIYDETK
- a CDS encoding ABC transporter permease; the protein is MIRQFLLSLRITWQNFSAAKLRTSLTVLGIVIGIGAILVVMSIGASAQDLILAQIRAVGSNLIGILPGAAEKDGPPASAFGIVITTLTNDDLDAMKEQSNVPHAVAISGYVTGNAVVKSKNYSKSQTFQGVSADMINVENNTIAVGRFFSVVEDEKNAPVAVLGPTIAKDIFDNADPLGKKIKIDDQSFRVIGVLEPKGSSLISNFDEMIYVPLHVAQKNLLGINHLNFIRLRVDSEEYMAQTEQDVDTLLRSRHDIPDDEDGDFSIRNMASALSTINNVTNIMKYFLAAVAAVSLVVGGIGVMNIMFIALSQRIREIGLRKAVGARKRDIVMQFLFESMTIASVGGIMGFLCGVGVVYLVGYIARAQGYTWTVFLSWDMVVMALVTSTILGFFFGIYPAWKASKISPMEALRYE
- a CDS encoding NADP-dependent malic enzyme, which gives rise to MDIYQESIALHKKAHGKISLSLKVDLNTKNDLSLAYSPGVAGVSRAISEDATMARELTIKGNTVAVISDGSAILGLGNLGAYAAIPVMEGKAALFKRFANVDAFPICLTTQDTEEIIETIKRIAPVFGGINLEDFSSPRCFEIEERLRKELDIPVMHDDQHGTAVVVLAGIINAVKIRGGKKEELKVVINGVGAAGIAITNILLQWGVTDIILSDSKGIVTADRENLNDVKRMMAGKTNPRKVSGMMEDALVGADMFIGVSVGHLLTAEHIALMAKDPIIFALANPEPEIMPDIAKKAGALIVATGRSDFPNQVNNVLAFPGIFRGALDHHIAQFTEDMFINAAYAIAACVEKPFVDMVIPDPFDARVAQAVAAVIK
- a CDS encoding ABC transporter ATP-binding protein, which produces MMKPNNSMVQEVIISCRHLTKVYDMGETKTQALCDASCDIRRGEFVSIMGPSGSGKSTFMHVLSLLERPTGGSYSFRGKNALEFDDEELARIRNQEIGFVFQSFNLLSRVSVSENVELPLLYDFYSEDTEDKKTFLGRLWGSTHKKERVRKALEDVDMLHRIDHMPHQLSGGEKQRVAIARALVNDPDVIFADEPTGNLDSKSGTQVLRILQGLHKHGHTIILVTHEHETAEHAERILRISDGQIVADEKVENRRFAQNGTLVK
- a CDS encoding thioredoxin family protein, giving the protein MTHKGGIKILLLLLIVIVIGLSATMFSFNDQNITEDVQNKAQEALKENGGKVIDRVAEEGRTAVGEKLKETGEKMLTVENDVPGVYQKFDESSIAKHEKNILFFTAPWCPSCVTAENDVTAEQKTIPTAVAIYAVDYDTNVQLREKYHVDKQHTFVQVDQAGNEIARWTNSTTLQDIISHIQ